From Leptospira venezuelensis, a single genomic window includes:
- a CDS encoding S1C family serine protease — MVLFTNTSADFISSLENNSHPKNHPELSEAEILDAYSKSVIHAVDSVGPSVVHLQVSSKKGEGGSGSGFFLTPDGFIVTNSHVVDGAVKIKADLSDGSSKEAELVGNDPHTDVAVLKVHGGLFPHSSFTDSKKLKVGQLVVAIGNPYGFESTVTAGVVSALGRTLRSRNGRLIDNVIQTDAALNPGNSGGPLVDFQGRVVGINTAIILPAQGICFAVASNTAEYVITRLITNGSVKRGYLGIAGQNQKIPTVTKTLNKIGSESGILVLSLEPRSPADRAGIRNGDLIINLDDKEIHTIDDLHKILDETSIGRKLGIRLLRDGSIRSFFIEPGELK, encoded by the coding sequence ATGGTACTATTCACAAATACAAGCGCAGATTTTATTTCTTCTCTGGAAAATAACTCTCATCCTAAAAATCACCCAGAACTGAGCGAGGCAGAAATTTTAGACGCCTATTCCAAATCGGTGATACATGCAGTGGACTCTGTAGGTCCGAGTGTTGTTCATCTGCAAGTATCAAGCAAAAAAGGAGAAGGTGGAAGTGGTTCCGGATTCTTCCTTACACCTGACGGATTCATAGTAACTAATAGTCACGTAGTAGATGGCGCAGTTAAAATTAAGGCAGACCTTTCTGACGGTTCAAGTAAAGAAGCAGAACTTGTTGGAAACGATCCACATACAGACGTTGCGGTCCTAAAAGTCCATGGAGGATTATTTCCTCACTCTAGCTTTACTGATTCCAAAAAACTGAAAGTAGGACAATTAGTGGTCGCGATCGGAAATCCTTACGGTTTCGAGTCCACAGTTACGGCAGGAGTTGTGAGCGCACTTGGAAGAACATTAAGATCCCGTAATGGACGTTTGATAGATAATGTGATCCAAACGGATGCTGCCTTAAATCCAGGAAATTCCGGAGGTCCGCTAGTAGACTTTCAGGGAAGAGTGGTAGGGATTAATACAGCGATCATTCTTCCCGCCCAAGGGATCTGTTTTGCGGTCGCCTCCAACACCGCAGAATATGTGATTACTCGCCTCATCACAAATGGTTCAGTTAAACGAGGATATTTAGGAATTGCAGGTCAGAACCAAAAGATCCCAACAGTCACCAAAACTTTAAACAAGATCGGCTCAGAGTCTGGGATCTTGGTTCTATCTTTAGAACCAAGATCTCCAGCAGATCGGGCAGGAATCCGAAATGGAGATCTGATCATAAACCTGGACGATAAAGAGATCCATACTATAGATGATCTTCATAAGATCTTAGATGAAACTTCAATTGGAAGAAAATTGGGAATTCGTTTATTAAGAGATGGGTCCATCAGAAGTTTCTTCATCGAACCGGGGGAACTGAAATAA
- a CDS encoding NAD(P)H-dependent flavin oxidoreductase: protein MKIKTPVTEMLGIDLPIIGAPMFLVSYPDLVVAVSEAGGLGTFPSQNYRTVEELRRGLEDIRSRTKKPIGVNLILHKAHNPNWAKHLEILLEFKVELIITSLGSPRSIINEAKSVGTKVFCDVTTLRHANLVAKSGADALVAVAQGAGGHAGNISPFSLFPYLKKEIGLPVLAAGAISGGAQMAAAMSLGADAVYIGTRLIATKEAAASQEYKEMIVESAPEEIVYTEKISGIPANWLKRSVEKAGDNFHNEGSTDIDQEFKRWRDIWSAGHGVAQIDSIIPAGDVIRGMATEYADIVNKLPKLV, encoded by the coding sequence ATGAAAATAAAAACTCCCGTAACGGAGATGCTTGGAATCGATCTGCCCATCATCGGGGCTCCCATGTTTCTCGTTTCATATCCTGATCTAGTTGTTGCAGTTTCCGAAGCCGGAGGCCTTGGAACATTCCCCTCTCAAAACTACAGAACTGTAGAAGAATTAAGAAGAGGTTTGGAAGATATCCGATCCAGGACCAAAAAACCGATCGGCGTTAACTTAATTTTACATAAGGCTCATAACCCTAACTGGGCAAAACACTTAGAAATACTTTTAGAATTCAAAGTAGAATTGATCATCACCAGTTTAGGAAGTCCTCGTTCCATTATTAACGAGGCTAAATCAGTCGGTACAAAAGTTTTCTGTGACGTAACTACATTAAGACATGCGAATTTAGTTGCTAAGTCAGGAGCCGATGCGCTGGTTGCAGTAGCGCAAGGTGCCGGTGGACATGCCGGAAATATTTCTCCTTTCAGTTTATTCCCTTATCTCAAAAAAGAGATCGGTCTTCCTGTTCTTGCAGCGGGTGCGATCAGCGGCGGTGCACAAATGGCTGCCGCAATGTCCTTAGGAGCAGATGCAGTTTATATCGGAACAAGATTAATCGCTACTAAAGAAGCTGCTGCTTCTCAAGAATATAAAGAGATGATCGTTGAGTCTGCACCGGAAGAGATCGTTTATACCGAAAAAATTTCAGGAATTCCTGCAAACTGGCTAAAACGTTCCGTAGAAAAAGCGGGAGATAACTTCCATAACGAAGGTAGTACGGATATAGACCAGGAATTTAAACGTTGGAGAGATATTTGGTCTGCAGGTCACGGAGTGGCTCAGATCGATTCCATCATTCCTGCGGGAGATGTCATTAGAGGTATGGCTACAGAATATGCCGATATCGTAAATAAGTTACCAAAATTAGTTTAA
- a CDS encoding MMPL family transporter has translation MRKFLSKATELVLTKPVASSAILFILLVISGFLATRLSINSDNLQLLPSDNPSVVQTKRVIEMIGGSGFYTVALKFKDEKGMTEHLTKAFQAKRNGDPETQKKELELADEAKRKNISYYKAREIALKKASDKLATEVLKNKELVRYVSYRYNVSFLQDRLPLFLKTEDLKEVRKRVKRKIDDEIERANPFFIKLTNEEYNPDFTDIISKYQKLAKRDIFDEYNISPEKGMLIVLIKPTGSFVDIEFLEKIDTKVQGLVKTLGFEEDGIYAGYTGAYKLNQDDYETLIKALKPIGIASFLGIGLLLLLFFRNPLFIIILLFSLLSGLLMTFGLTGLVIGQLNSITSIIGSILMGLGIDYGIQFLYRFREEFTKKQDIVRAIKDTIYHTGIASFSSALTTTSAFVVLSFSEFRGFSEFGIIATYGIVLIAIAMYGVTALQIALLLKWFPSLSKAFLLNEDQQTPSGLLRKFYSRPGILSVIVLIIVLLFGVFAPKVQFDVNGRNLLVENLESVNLYDEIADRFDISSDPQAIVVKSLEESEAVFDYLNPVPESIAGSVDQVVSLWNFVPPYSQQLENRKVLDQLAKDMKPIKASFLKPEQRKYLPKAKLFLSIKPYDYTAVPDYFSSQFKEVASSKEKGHLLFLYPKVALWHGGKLLEFFAAIGRLDVPKISRRTLNTILYSTGTQKESEIDPVKENYSPAENKILLNALNTYSKDKLLSIKILPGTVDTILEHRPYKDIAQARSYTFQTDTAGSLMLFAQLIMIVQREGYLAFIITLILVIIVLMLFYRAALPALLSLIPLLLGLLVTVGIMSIIDLKLNFMNVLVFPVIIGYGIQNGIYIYYRFREDHDIVKAMAMVGPAVIASTLTTLVGWSALLLAKQRGLHSIGKVATIGIAACLLIALTLLPAILELAYRSRKQEEDETVPLGLGPDDEEGSETIVSKFIMEETTPKPKAKKAAKKKTAAKKKIGKKK, from the coding sequence ATGAGAAAATTTCTTTCTAAAGCGACTGAGTTGGTGTTAACCAAACCGGTCGCCTCTTCCGCAATCCTATTTATCCTTCTGGTGATCTCAGGCTTTTTAGCCACCAGACTTTCTATTAACAGCGATAACCTGCAACTTCTGCCTTCCGACAACCCTTCCGTTGTGCAAACAAAACGAGTGATCGAAATGATCGGTGGAAGTGGATTCTATACTGTTGCTCTCAAATTCAAAGACGAAAAGGGAATGACGGAACATCTTACCAAGGCGTTCCAAGCCAAACGTAATGGCGATCCAGAAACCCAAAAGAAAGAATTGGAACTCGCTGATGAGGCAAAACGTAAGAACATTTCTTACTATAAAGCAAGAGAGATCGCACTCAAAAAAGCATCCGACAAGTTGGCAACCGAAGTTTTAAAGAATAAAGAATTAGTACGTTACGTATCTTATAGGTATAATGTTTCCTTTTTACAGGATAGGCTTCCTTTATTCTTAAAGACAGAAGATCTAAAAGAGGTACGTAAAAGAGTAAAACGTAAGATCGACGACGAAATAGAAAGGGCAAACCCATTCTTCATCAAACTTACTAACGAAGAATATAATCCTGATTTCACAGATATTATTTCCAAATACCAAAAACTTGCGAAAAGAGATATATTCGACGAATATAATATTTCACCTGAAAAGGGAATGCTTATAGTCTTAATCAAGCCGACCGGCTCCTTTGTAGACATTGAGTTCCTAGAAAAAATTGATACAAAGGTCCAAGGTTTAGTAAAAACCTTAGGATTTGAAGAAGACGGAATTTACGCAGGTTACACAGGAGCCTACAAGCTTAACCAAGACGATTATGAAACTTTGATTAAGGCATTAAAGCCGATCGGGATAGCTTCGTTCTTAGGAATAGGACTTCTACTTTTATTATTTTTCCGAAATCCACTTTTCATAATCATTCTACTGTTCTCTCTTCTTAGTGGATTGCTCATGACTTTCGGTTTAACCGGTTTAGTTATAGGACAATTGAATAGTATCACGAGTATCATCGGCTCCATACTCATGGGACTCGGGATAGATTATGGGATCCAATTTTTATACAGATTCAGAGAAGAATTTACTAAGAAGCAAGATATTGTAAGAGCGATCAAAGACACGATTTATCATACAGGGATTGCTTCTTTTAGTTCCGCATTAACGACTACTTCTGCATTCGTAGTTCTTTCCTTCTCAGAATTTAGAGGATTCAGTGAGTTCGGAATTATTGCGACTTACGGAATTGTTTTGATCGCAATTGCAATGTATGGAGTAACCGCATTGCAAATCGCTTTACTTTTAAAATGGTTCCCTTCTCTTTCGAAAGCTTTTCTTTTAAACGAAGACCAACAAACTCCTTCAGGTCTATTAAGGAAATTTTATTCTAGACCAGGAATTCTATCTGTAATTGTCTTAATTATAGTTTTACTCTTTGGAGTTTTTGCTCCGAAAGTCCAATTTGATGTAAACGGAAGAAACCTTTTAGTAGAAAATTTAGAATCAGTAAACTTATACGACGAGATTGCAGATCGTTTTGATATTTCTTCTGATCCTCAAGCAATTGTAGTAAAAAGTTTAGAAGAATCAGAAGCAGTATTTGACTATCTAAATCCTGTTCCCGAATCCATTGCAGGTTCTGTGGACCAGGTGGTTTCTCTTTGGAACTTTGTTCCTCCTTATTCTCAACAATTAGAAAACCGTAAAGTATTAGACCAACTTGCGAAGGACATGAAGCCAATAAAGGCCTCCTTCTTAAAACCTGAGCAGAGAAAATATTTACCAAAGGCAAAATTATTCTTATCGATTAAACCTTACGATTATACAGCGGTCCCAGATTATTTTTCCTCTCAGTTTAAGGAAGTTGCAAGCTCCAAGGAAAAAGGACATCTATTATTCCTATATCCCAAAGTGGCGTTGTGGCATGGCGGAAAATTGTTAGAATTTTTTGCAGCAATCGGAAGATTAGATGTTCCTAAAATTTCCAGAAGGACCTTGAATACAATCCTGTATTCCACCGGAACTCAAAAAGAATCTGAAATTGATCCAGTTAAAGAGAATTATTCTCCTGCAGAAAATAAAATTTTATTAAACGCGCTGAATACTTACTCTAAAGACAAACTTCTTTCGATCAAGATCCTACCAGGAACTGTAGACACGATCTTGGAGCATAGACCTTATAAGGATATCGCCCAGGCTAGATCTTACACATTCCAAACGGATACGGCAGGAAGTTTGATGTTGTTTGCTCAGCTCATTATGATAGTGCAAAGAGAAGGATATCTTGCCTTCATTATCACCTTAATACTTGTGATCATAGTTTTAATGCTATTCTATAGAGCGGCCTTGCCTGCACTACTCTCCTTGATTCCTCTTTTATTGGGTCTCTTGGTTACGGTGGGCATCATGTCCATAATAGATCTTAAATTAAATTTTATGAATGTTCTGGTCTTTCCTGTAATCATAGGATACGGAATACAAAATGGGATCTATATATATTACAGGTTCAGAGAAGATCATGATATTGTAAAAGCAATGGCAATGGTAGGGCCCGCAGTAATCGCATCCACATTAACCACATTGGTAGGATGGAGTGCGTTACTTCTTGCGAAGCAAAGAGGCTTACATTCGATCGGAAAAGTAGCAACGATCGGTATTGCTGCTTGTTTACTTATCGCACTTACCTTACTTCCAGCAATTTTGGAATTAGCATACAGAAGTCGCAAACAAGAAGAGGATGAAACGGTGCCATTAGGTTTAGGACCGGATGATGAAGAAGGTTCTGAAACTATAGTTTCCAAATTCATAATGGAAGAAACTACTCCAAAGCCTAAAGCAAAAAAAGCGGCTAAGAAAAAGACAGCTGCCAAAAAGAAAATCGGAAAGAAAAAATGA
- a CDS encoding MXAN_6521/LA_1396 family lipoprotein, producing MRSKLILTFLISLSFANCAVKQIRVSPNFESSLDRFKRLTVAIDSSSKVNQIEANLVKSMGEQELAHHKEFIVYPDPSSKNQNCKSPAGKSQGVLTLKLEETLNGTTPSFFVWLSPATFGPSSDGIKISIQARIQKCDTKEILWEGNASSSYFMGGDEEATLRTSYENKFGKSIGPKVLPYYDILKSLLDKIASPVLNEAEQDEKIEVESGS from the coding sequence ATGAGATCTAAACTTATACTTACATTCTTAATTTCTCTTTCCTTTGCAAATTGTGCTGTAAAACAAATCAGGGTCTCACCTAATTTTGAATCTTCCTTAGACAGATTTAAAAGATTAACTGTGGCAATCGATTCTAGTTCCAAAGTAAATCAAATCGAAGCGAATCTTGTAAAGTCCATGGGGGAACAGGAATTGGCTCACCATAAGGAATTTATTGTTTATCCGGACCCTTCCAGTAAAAATCAGAACTGCAAATCTCCCGCAGGAAAGTCCCAAGGAGTTCTTACGCTTAAATTAGAAGAGACCTTAAATGGAACCACGCCTTCCTTTTTTGTTTGGTTAAGTCCTGCAACATTTGGGCCTTCTTCAGACGGGATAAAGATTTCTATCCAAGCACGGATCCAAAAATGTGATACGAAGGAAATTCTTTGGGAAGGAAATGCTTCTTCTTCTTACTTCATGGGAGGCGATGAAGAAGCCACGCTTAGGACAAGTTATGAGAACAAATTCGGAAAATCTATCGGCCCCAAAGTACTTCCATATTATGATATTCTAAAATCTCTTCTCGATAAAATAGCAAGCCCAGTATTAAACGAAGCAGAACAAGACGAAAAGATAGAAGTAGAATCCGGCTCCTAA
- a CDS encoding pirin family protein, with the protein MEAVVHKANTRGKVDFGWLKSNHTFSFGSYMNPERIRFGSLRVLNDDIVAPGRGFDPHPHQDMEIISIPIKGALEHKDSIGTSGVITSGEVQVMSAGTGIVHSEYNHSETDPVNFLQIWVLPDKRGAQPRYDQKKFLPEDRKNRFQVVVAPKESAEGLWINQNAWFSLGNAEAGKELQYESKNKSGGVYAFLISGKVNINGTELSTRDGAGFPRTDLLKVNALEDSELLLMDVPEI; encoded by the coding sequence ATGGAAGCGGTAGTTCATAAGGCAAATACGAGAGGGAAAGTGGATTTCGGTTGGTTGAAATCGAATCATACATTTTCTTTCGGGAGCTATATGAATCCGGAAAGGATCAGATTTGGTTCTTTGCGAGTATTGAACGACGATATCGTTGCCCCGGGCAGAGGTTTCGATCCGCATCCTCACCAAGATATGGAAATCATCTCTATACCGATCAAAGGCGCATTAGAACATAAAGATAGCATCGGAACTTCTGGAGTCATAACATCCGGAGAAGTGCAGGTGATGTCAGCAGGAACAGGTATTGTTCACTCGGAGTACAATCATTCCGAAACGGATCCTGTAAACTTCTTACAGATTTGGGTTTTGCCTGATAAAAGGGGAGCGCAACCTAGATATGACCAGAAAAAATTCCTTCCGGAAGATAGGAAGAATCGATTCCAAGTGGTTGTAGCTCCTAAAGAGTCTGCAGAAGGTCTTTGGATCAATCAGAATGCATGGTTCTCTTTAGGGAATGCGGAAGCAGGAAAGGAACTGCAATACGAGTCTAAGAATAAGTCCGGTGGAGTTTACGCTTTTCTAATATCCGGAAAAGTGAATATTAACGGGACCGAACTTTCAACTCGAGATGGCGCAGGATTTCCAAGAACGGACCTTCTGAAAGTAAACGCTTTAGAGGATTCTGAACTTCTTCTAATGGATGTTCCTGAGATCTAA
- a CDS encoding DUF445 family protein, translating into MTPYGNKPYSKLQFVSNSLLVLFGSILLLGLWQKWSLYIWGNIFIHGLEGGLVGAICDWFAVWKTYKAVESESETIAEEIGRWVSSDLISEHKLKSYLDGILDEPENIQAIRELLDTHLKGEKEVREFLNLIWDKIEEDIVLYVSNFKFSGADKQILHELNSRTEILSTVRFLVGETLMKVSDHQDFGERVQRITKGLSFLAKPLIWLIDPRKRIKEFGEGLKEGKDFESEEEEVLFELYSIFSECVELYIGSWNELPVERREEAVRALADFGREQLNRLISEVVLTHKEEISKLENLREYGPIRSFLEFLSSKTNESVSQYVGDQISKGLKLLEPKQFRENLELKTRRVLEKIRINGSLLGFLVGSAIGCIVLLFEGKLGL; encoded by the coding sequence ATCACTCCGTACGGCAATAAGCCGTACTCTAAACTTCAATTTGTTTCGAATTCACTTTTGGTGCTATTCGGAAGTATTCTTCTTTTGGGGCTTTGGCAAAAATGGAGTCTCTATATTTGGGGAAATATTTTCATTCATGGCTTAGAAGGTGGACTTGTCGGAGCGATTTGCGACTGGTTTGCTGTTTGGAAAACCTACAAGGCAGTTGAATCCGAAAGTGAAACAATCGCAGAGGAAATTGGTCGCTGGGTATCTTCTGACCTGATCAGCGAACATAAATTAAAATCTTATTTAGATGGGATCCTGGATGAGCCTGAAAATATCCAGGCAATCCGAGAGCTTTTAGATACACATCTAAAAGGAGAAAAGGAAGTTAGAGAATTTCTGAATCTGATCTGGGATAAAATAGAGGAGGATATAGTATTATATGTTTCTAATTTTAAATTTTCTGGGGCTGATAAACAAATCTTACATGAGCTGAATAGTCGTACGGAGATACTTTCCACAGTTCGATTTTTAGTGGGAGAAACCTTGATGAAGGTTTCGGATCACCAGGATTTTGGAGAGAGAGTTCAAAGGATCACTAAGGGACTTTCTTTTCTTGCAAAACCTTTGATCTGGCTCATAGATCCACGCAAAAGAATTAAGGAATTCGGAGAAGGTCTGAAAGAAGGAAAAGATTTTGAATCAGAAGAGGAAGAAGTCCTATTCGAACTATATTCAATTTTCTCTGAATGTGTAGAGTTATACATAGGTTCTTGGAACGAATTACCTGTTGAAAGAAGAGAAGAAGCAGTTCGCGCTTTAGCAGATTTCGGTAGAGAACAGTTGAATCGATTAATTAGCGAAGTGGTTCTAACCCATAAGGAAGAAATTTCTAAATTAGAAAATCTGCGAGAATATGGCCCAATTCGTTCGTTCTTGGAATTTTTAAGTTCTAAAACAAATGAATCAGTTTCACAATATGTGGGAGATCAGATCTCTAAAGGACTGAAATTATTGGAGCCCAAACAATTCAGGGAGAATTTGGAACTTAAGACCAGAAGAGTCTTGGAGAAGATTCGGATCAACGGAAGTTTATTAGGTTTTTTAGTTGGATCTGCAATAGGATGTATCGTCTTATTATTCGAAGGAAAATTAGGATTATAA
- a CDS encoding putative quinol monooxygenase, with the protein MIVTVSSYKILPERIQEFQEISSELSKESLKENGVLRFDLLQNDGDEGRFLIIEAYENESKRKSHLDTPHFVNWRRTVPEMFSQGTTTVYYKPVSPKPEDWKK; encoded by the coding sequence ATGATCGTAACAGTCTCATCTTACAAAATACTTCCGGAAAGAATCCAAGAATTTCAGGAAATCAGCAGCGAACTTTCCAAAGAATCCCTTAAAGAGAACGGTGTTCTTAGATTCGATCTTCTTCAAAACGATGGAGATGAAGGCAGATTTCTGATCATAGAAGCTTATGAAAATGAATCCAAACGTAAATCGCATTTGGATACCCCTCATTTTGTAAATTGGAGAAGAACAGTGCCTGAGATGTTTTCCCAAGGAACTACTACTGTTTATTATAAACCTGTATCACCAAAGCCTGAAGATTGGAAAAAGTAA
- a CDS encoding PP2C family protein-serine/threonine phosphatase gives MKKAFFLTLILSPFFFSGCSESSAKVENPAIVQGVLELKNYDLEEQGPILLSGLWKFRWLYWKSSGLESQNSYEVVSVPSSWNGKNGSRLGEGYGTYELALKLNRNYGELAFILQEQSSSYFLYVNGKLLASCGEVEFSSSSDITIFEVKPAWCNKLVKFTPDGEDLTIDMQIANRDHRLGGFWAPIRFGTASTVEKTWNAERFLDLFLAGGLFCIGLLHLIYAVVRRGEAASMYFGTYCVIMAARGLFSGTRIISEYLDFLKYHHYVRIEYVTFYLAIPVFLSYILSVFPRELKRILVDLVWWIAIGACIVVLVFPVRIFTFTITVYYLVAFLAGTLGLFSLTKAALRRRKGALIILAGFIFVYAAMIHDILYATFYLDTGYFTNIGAFVFIVAQSVFLSIRSSESLDRLLDLSRNLERRVEERTKQLRNALRLIQNDLNVAREIQKGLLNLEDTSAKKIGKINFGILHKPLAEVGGDLYDLVELPNGKIRIFLADATGHGIQAALITILIRSVYEDLRLKEESPGKLLSEIGSQFHGKYGKVSTFFSASILEISPDGKKLTLSLAGSPPVLVQTKDEEHIIECENPLVGLLENFHFEDKEILLTPGFRILCFTDGLSESSRLPGDFYGIERVLASLRTGDSQSLEELLSGIQEDLFRFLGSSEPKDDILVLGIEDQRS, from the coding sequence ATGAAAAAGGCCTTCTTCTTAACTCTAATCCTTTCCCCATTCTTTTTCTCAGGATGTTCCGAGTCCTCAGCAAAGGTGGAAAATCCTGCTATAGTCCAAGGGGTGCTCGAGTTAAAAAATTATGATCTGGAAGAACAGGGGCCAATCTTACTTTCAGGGCTTTGGAAATTCAGATGGTTGTATTGGAAAAGTTCCGGATTAGAAAGTCAGAACTCATATGAGGTAGTGAGTGTACCTTCTTCTTGGAACGGAAAGAACGGGTCTAGACTCGGAGAAGGTTACGGAACCTACGAACTTGCACTTAAACTAAATCGAAATTATGGAGAACTTGCATTTATCTTACAAGAGCAAAGTTCTTCCTACTTCTTATATGTGAATGGCAAACTATTAGCTTCTTGCGGAGAAGTTGAATTTTCTTCTTCTTCAGATATTACCATTTTTGAAGTCAAACCTGCATGGTGTAATAAGCTCGTGAAGTTCACTCCTGACGGAGAAGATCTGACGATAGACATGCAGATTGCGAATAGGGACCATAGACTAGGAGGTTTTTGGGCACCTATTCGATTTGGAACCGCCTCCACTGTGGAGAAAACCTGGAATGCGGAAAGATTTTTGGATCTATTCTTAGCTGGAGGACTTTTCTGCATAGGTCTATTACATCTTATTTATGCAGTAGTGAGAAGGGGAGAAGCCGCCTCCATGTATTTTGGTACTTATTGCGTGATCATGGCGGCAAGGGGGCTTTTTTCAGGCACAAGAATCATTTCTGAATATCTTGATTTTCTAAAATACCACCACTATGTTAGAATAGAATATGTAACGTTCTACCTTGCCATCCCTGTTTTTTTAAGTTATATACTTTCTGTTTTCCCGAGGGAATTAAAACGAATTCTTGTGGATCTGGTTTGGTGGATCGCAATCGGCGCTTGTATAGTAGTTTTAGTATTCCCAGTAAGAATATTCACTTTCACTATTACTGTCTATTATCTGGTGGCGTTTCTTGCAGGGACTCTCGGATTATTCTCCCTCACTAAAGCTGCTTTAAGAAGAAGAAAAGGTGCACTTATTATTCTGGCAGGTTTTATATTCGTGTATGCTGCTATGATCCACGATATTCTATACGCGACCTTTTATCTTGATACAGGTTATTTTACAAATATTGGTGCATTCGTATTTATAGTCGCACAATCCGTATTTCTATCTATTCGAAGTTCTGAAAGTTTAGATAGACTTTTGGATCTTTCCAGGAATTTGGAAAGAAGGGTAGAAGAAAGGACCAAACAACTCAGAAATGCACTTCGTCTCATCCAAAACGATCTGAATGTTGCAAGAGAGATCCAAAAGGGACTCTTAAATTTAGAAGATACTTCTGCAAAGAAGATCGGAAAGATCAACTTTGGGATTTTACATAAACCTTTAGCGGAAGTAGGGGGCGATCTTTATGATCTCGTCGAATTGCCTAACGGAAAGATCCGTATCTTTTTAGCGGATGCAACTGGGCATGGGATACAAGCAGCACTCATTACAATACTGATCCGAAGTGTTTACGAAGACTTAAGGTTAAAAGAAGAAAGTCCCGGAAAACTACTCTCTGAGATAGGCTCCCAATTCCATGGTAAATACGGAAAGGTGTCCACATTCTTCTCCGCATCCATTTTGGAAATTTCTCCTGACGGCAAAAAACTTACTCTTTCTTTGGCAGGATCTCCTCCCGTTTTAGTCCAGACAAAAGACGAAGAACATATTATCGAATGCGAAAACCCGTTAGTAGGTCTTTTAGAAAATTTCCATTTCGAAGATAAGGAAATATTACTCACTCCAGGTTTTAGAATACTTTGTTTTACGGACGGACTTTCTGAATCTTCCAGATTGCCTGGAGATTTTTACGGAATCGAAAGAGTATTGGCTTCATTGAGAACTGGAGACTCTCAAAGTTTAGAAGAATTATTAAGCGGCATCCAGGAAGATCTTTTCAGATTTTTAGGAAGTTCAGAACCAAAAGACGATATACTAGTCTTAGGAATAGAAGACCAACGTTCCTAA
- a CDS encoding ABC transporter substrate-binding protein, whose product MKLLQILLFCLLSSGSLFAQDTQTTNETQTTSPEVSAEEQTLSAVKKLIGFIRYKKNDKAISLIHAGKFSEKLIGDHKISAAERKEFEEAISEYIINKAFPIALKYFDKIDITYDKPSVNGKQARIGSSILYKGSDQIKFAWILSESEGAWYISDFETEGKLATEINRTKNIEPSIKKNGIKGTISLIQKAAKN is encoded by the coding sequence GTGAAACTACTTCAAATTTTATTGTTTTGTTTACTTTCCTCGGGTTCTCTTTTTGCCCAGGACACCCAAACCACTAACGAAACCCAAACTACTTCTCCCGAAGTTTCGGCAGAAGAGCAGACGTTATCCGCCGTTAAAAAATTGATCGGCTTTATCCGTTATAAAAAGAACGACAAAGCTATATCTTTGATCCATGCAGGAAAATTCTCCGAAAAACTCATCGGAGATCATAAAATTTCCGCTGCTGAAAGAAAAGAATTCGAAGAAGCAATCTCTGAGTATATTATAAACAAGGCATTTCCAATCGCATTAAAATATTTTGATAAGATTGATATTACTTACGACAAGCCCTCAGTGAATGGAAAACAAGCAAGAATTGGTTCTTCTATTCTTTATAAAGGTTCCGATCAAATCAAATTCGCCTGGATACTTTCCGAATCAGAAGGTGCTTGGTACATTAGCGATTTTGAAACAGAAGGCAAACTTGCAACAGAGATCAACAGAACTAAAAATATAGAGCCATCTATTAAGAAAAACGGAATCAAGGGAACAATTTCCCTAATACAAAAAGCAGCTAAGAACTGA